In one window of Helianthus annuus cultivar XRQ/B chromosome 17, HanXRQr2.0-SUNRISE, whole genome shotgun sequence DNA:
- the LOC110924449 gene encoding uncharacterized mitochondrial protein AtMg00810-like: MKEYGYYQSNANHTLFLKRRNGLATCLIIYVDDMIIIGNDVEEITRLEKNLFSKFEMKDLGNLKYFLGIEVLRSKRTIFIYQKKYVLDLLVETGLIDCKPADTPMVVNHNLHMELNGELADKDRYQRLMGKLIYLSHTRPDIPYAVGVVYQFMHQLQVAHIEAA, from the coding sequence ATGAAAGAATACGGGTATTACCAAAGTAACGCTAATCATACCCtgttcctcaaaagaagaaacgGCCTCGCAACTTGCCTGATCATATATGTAGATGacatgattattatcggaaatgATGTGGAAGAGATAACACGGCTGGAAAAGAATTTGTTTtcaaagtttgaaatgaaagaccttggGAATCTCAAGTATTTCCTCGGAATAGAAGTTCTCAGGTCTAAACGGACGATTTTCATCTACCAAAAGAAGTATGTCCTTGATCTTCTGGTTGAAActggtttgattgattgtaaaccagcagatacgccaatggtggtgaaccaCAATCTTCACATGGAACTTAATGGCGAGCTTGCAGACAAAGATAGGTATCAACGGCTCATGGGCAAGTTAATTTATCTCTCCCACACTCGCCCTGATATACCTTATGCTGTTGGAGTGGTATATCAGTTTATGCACCAACTGCAAGTTGCTCACATTGAAGCTGCTTAG